The following is a genomic window from Desulfovibrio sp. JC010.
CCACGGATTTCAAAAAGGTTCCTTGCCGGGTCCAGATTGATTGCCGGAGACGACTTTGTCCCTTCTATTATATATTTTTTCATCTTTGCCATCCTAAACAGTCACGACTTTCATCATGAAAAAAGAATTTTCGCCGTCGATGGGAGTTATTGAATAATCCAGAGGACGGGAGGATTTGCGGGCCATATCGATAAAACCGAGCCCGGCTCCTTTAACGCTGTCGGCTTTTTTCTTTTTCCGGCACTCTTTATAGTAGGCCTTCAGCTCGTCCTTGTTCATCCCCTGAAGAATATCAATTCTTCTGGCGATTTCCGTACTCTCGGCAGTTTTCACCCGGTTGCCGCAGGCGATATAGTAGCTGCCGTCTTCCTCCTCGTGACCGACCATGAGTGTTCCAAAGGCTATTTCGCCGTCAAATCCTTTATTGCCTTCAATCCTTTCAGCAGAGTAACGCACGATGTTCTGCATCTGCTCCACCAGAACGGCAAAGACCCTCTGCACAGAGCCCATGCCGGTCTCATCCGCACGCAGCTTGTCCCGCAGCAGTTCGGCAATCCCTTCAACCACTGTCTGGGAAACCGGGCCGTTGAAGTAAAGGATTGTCCCCTGTTTCTGCATTTCCTGATAATATGAATATAATTCCATCGACATTCTTGTGCTCCCGTCAGATAATTTCAAAGCCCAGAACGGTAACATCGTCCCGGCGCGATTCACGGCCCTGATAGCCAACCAGAACCCTTCCAAGAGACTCGCCCTGCGCTGCAATGGGCGAATCAAAATTTTCTTCAAAAAAACGCATCAGTCTGCGCTTCCCAAACGGGAAGCCCTTTTCCCCGCCGATCTGGTCGGTAATCCCGTCAGTGGTCAGGTAAAAACGCATGCCCTGACGCAACTCCAGTTCATGATCTGTAAAAACAAAATCACCGGGTGAGCGGACATAGCCCAGTCCGCAACGGTCTCCCTTAATCAGCCGGACACCCTCATTGTCTGCGATGTAGAGAGGATTGTTGGCCCCGGCGAAGGTCATTTTTCCATTTACCGGGTCCAGATAGCAAAGCGCACAATCCATACCGTCATCGGACCCGGACTCTTTATCGTGCTGGCTGAGAGCTTCCTTGATCTGCCTGTTCATGTTGCCCAGAACTTCAGCCGGGCTGGCCGACTGCACAGTGGATGAACGGTCTAAAAGGGACTGCACAATCAGGGTCATGAAAGCTCCGGGAACACCATGCCCGGTACAATCAATAACCCCGACAAAAAAACCTTCCCCCCATTCCTTGAACCAGTACGAATCACCGCCGACACTGTCACGCTGCTGCCAAAGCAGAAAACTCCGGGGTAAAAACTTTTGCAGACGATTGGTACCGGGTAGAAAGGCGGTCTGGATAAAACTCGCATACTCAATACTTTCATCAATCTGCTGCTTGGCCTCAGCCAGCCTGCTTTTTGCGTCGGCCAATTTCCGCTCTCTGGCCGCAATGGCATGGCCCATCCAGAACATATTACGCTTGAGGTTGATGAAATCATGACCTTCCACTTCCGCCGGAGGCTCTTGAACAAAAGAGTAATCACCGCTTTTAAGCCTGTTGCAATGGTCATTCATTTCAGTAATGGGCTTCAAGGCCACAATGCGGCTGATCCAGCGGGAAAAAGGGATCAGCAACAGGACCGTAAGGCTGAGAATGCCCATGAGCAGACCGCTGGCATATCTGGCCCCTTTCATTTCTATCGCTGCAAGCAGGCCGAGCGGGCCGATAATGGTCAAAAAAAACATAATGATAAGCATCTTGCGCTGCACGGACCAATTCATCAGGTAATTCAGAAAACTGACAATATGACTCATTGCGGCTGGACCTCCCCGCCCGCTTCACTTTGTACAATACCGGAAAGCCGGGTGCTGCTGTCCCGATACTCCTCTACACGGTCCCGGCCTTTTTTCTTTGCGGCATAAAGGGCGATATCCGAGTTCTTCATAAGCCGCTCAAGATCATCTCCAAGACAAAGCGTTGAAAGGCCCATGCTGATCGTGATGCCGAATTCATCTTTTCCGGCCTCAATGACGGTATTACGGACATTTTGAGCCATCCGCCCGGCCACATTGCGGGCTTCACCCATACTGGTCCCCGGAAGCAGGGCAACGAATTCCTCACCCCCGATCCGGGCCACCAGATCAGTCTCGCGCACCGAATCGGACATGATGCCTGCCAGCTCTATCAAGACCTTGTCACCCACATCGTGTCCGTAGCGGTCGTTGACTTTCTTGAAAAAATCCACATCGATAAGCAGCAGGGAGCAGGCTTCCATATTGCGGATGCTGCGCAGGACCTCCCGGTTGCCCAGCTCCATAAAATAGCCCCGGTTCCAGAGGCCGGTCATGCTGTCGGTGCGGGCCAGTCGGCAGAGTTCTTCCATCATGCTCCTGCGCTCGGTTATATCTGTGAGGACACCGACAATACCCGAGCATTCACTGTCATCGGAATCATGCATGACACTGGCACTGATCTCCGCCCAGATGGTCTTCCCTGCGGGGGTGCAGGCTGTCACCTCCAAACGTCTGGAAAACCCGGTTTCAAGAGACTTCTGATAACGGGCATAATCTTTGGAATTACAAAACAGGGCTTTGATATTCTTTACTTCACCCACAAAAGATTCAGGGCTGTCGTAGCCGAACATGGCGGCCAGAGCCGGATTGGCTTCGACAATCTCCCCGGCTGCGGTGCAGCGATAAATTCCCTCGGTAACATTTTCAAATATACCGCGAAATTTCTGCTCACTGACCGTAAGGTTGCGGTTTACTTCATTCAGGGTCATCTGCATGCGATCACCCATGGTGACCAGACGCCTGCTCTGGCGAAGCAGCTTGCGGTACCCCTTAAGCAGAGAATTCAAAACACCCTTTGCCGCCGCCTCGCTGCCTTCTCCGTCTTTTAAGGCTGCTGCGGCTTTATCCAGCAAACGCTGTTCTTTATGAAAGGGATCATTAACCATAGTCTACATACCTCCAAGGCCTGACGGGCCTCTCCTCCTAAGCGACTATAAAAATCATTTTCATTCATCGCATATAGCAATGTGCAAAATCAGTTATTTCAGAATACGCATCTTCGATTCATCAGCAGCCCAGTATTCTTTGATTTCCAGTATGCGATCAGAAATGGAAAGAAATGTTTCAGCCAGTCTGGGCTCAAAGTGACCTTTGCTGTCGGCTATATATTCAAAAGCCTTCTTTACCGGCCACGCCTCCTTGTAAGGACGGCTGGAGGTCAGTGCGTCAAAAACATCGGCCACGGCTACTATTCTGGCAACTTCCGGTATCTCTTCTCCTTTCAGGTTATGCGGATAGCCGCCGCCGTCCCAACGTTCATGGTGGTGCAGAGCGATCTCCGCAGCCATCTGGAACAAAGGACAGCTCGAAACTGAAAGTATCCTGTGGCCCAGTTCGGAATGTTTGCGCATCTCCACCCATTCCGCTTCTGTCAGCTTGCCCGGCTTTTTCAAAATAGCATCAGGAATGCCTATTTTACCGGTATCGTGCATGGAAGCCGCCAGCTGAATCAGCCTTTGCTGTTCAACTGGCCAGAGCACCGCTTTAGCCAGAGCCTTGGAATAATCAGCCATGCGCCAGATATGGACTCCGGTATCGTCGTCATTATAATGCCCGGCAGTTCCGAGCATAAAGACCGCATCCTCCTGAGAATTCCTGATCTCCAGCACCTGCCGGTTTATGCGTTCTTCAAAAGCACTCTGCTTGCGGCTGAGTTCAATGTGGGTGGCAACTCTGGCCTGAAGCACAGGCGGTGAAATCGGCTTTGCAATATAATCCACAGCACCGCAGGCAAATCCTTCGGCCTCATTATCTTCCTGCGTTCTGGCGGTGATGAAGATGACCGGAATCTTCGCCGTAGCGGAGTTGCTTTTAAGCCTCCTGCATAGTTCATATCCGTCCATGCCCGGCATCATTACATCGAGCAGGATGATGTCCGGGGTAAAATTTTCCAGAAGCTCCAGACACCTCTGCCCATCCAGGGCGACCTGCAAACTGTATTGATCCTTAAGGACCTCAACCATCAGGTCGATATTGAGATTATTGTCATCAACTATGAGTACCACAGGCTGTCCCGGATCTTTGGTTGTCAATTCAAAAGTTTCAGGACATTCCTTTTTTTTCAAAGCCATATTCATTTTACTCTCTCCATATCAAAAAGCTTTTGGTCAATGACACCAAGCAGTTCAATCCCTTTTTTAAATTCATAGCCGGAGACATGTTTAAACAGGCTTTCCAAATCAACGGACAGGCTGTCAGGCCAGTACAGGGAGCGCAGTCCGTTAATTTTTTCCATACTCTCCACCGGAGAACCTTTAACCAGAAGCGGTTCCATTTCAGCAAGACCGTTGCGCAGCTCTGCTATATCAATCAGACCCTTCGAAAACTCTGAAACAAAAACCGAACTGCAATCTGCTTCTTCCACCCGTAATGTCTCAAGCCCCTCCATCACTTCAGCAAGCTTTTCACTGAACTGGGCAAGTTTCTCCTGCGTATCGTCATCTCCATGAGCGATTGCAAGTTCAAGAATCCCGGAAGATTCAGCAAGATCAGAGGCACCCAACATCGCAGCGGACCCTTTGATGGTATGAGCCAGCATCACGGCTTTCTCCCGCTCGCCAGAATCCAGCAATTTATGGAATTCCCGGTCTGCATGGGAAAAGTTCTCGCTTATGTCGGCGAGCATGCGGCGATACAATTTTTCATTGCCCCGGACACGCCTGAGTCCGACAGCGGTATCAATTCCGCTGATGCTGCAAAATTTTTCTATGGAATCCGCGACCTTTTCACGCACACCGGACTCCCACGATGCCGGAGGGGCTGTCTTTACATTGACAAGACCGGAAAGAACCTTGAACAGATCTTCAGGATCAAAAGGCTTGGCAACATGCCCGTTCATACCCACTGCCTTACTTCTGGCCTTATCCTCGGTCATGGCATGGGCGGTCATGGCAACAATGGGCAGTTCCCGGAATCTTTCCTGCTCCCTGATGCGCGTAGTGGCTTCATAGCCGTCCATCACGGGCATCTGAATGTCCATCAAAACAACATCAACTTCATTTTCTTCCAGAAATTCCAAGGCCTGTCCGCCATCCTCAACTTCATGAACCCGCACCCTTGTCTCGGCCAGAATTTCGCGCACCACTGTCCTGTTTATTTCATTATCTTCCACAACTAGAACACTGGCCCCTTCCAGATACGGAACCGGGACAGTTGCGCACTCTTCCTGCAAAGCCAGCATTTCATGCCGGGTTCCGAAGTTCGCCACCAGCAGTTCATGAAGCAATGCCGGATTCACAGGCTTATACAAAAGACCTATAAAATCGTACTTCTCCATTCTCTCAAGAAGGTATCTATCTGCGTATGCGGAAACCAGCATCATGGGCGGGACCTTGCTAATATTTTCGTCATCTGAAATTTTTGCCGCCAGCTCAAGACCGTCCATACCGGGCATGCGCCAATCTATTGCCACTAATCCGAATGATTCCCGGTCAGGAATGTTGCGTAAAATCTCCAAAGCCTCATTCCCGGACCCTGCCGTAGTAACCTCCAGACCGGCCTGTTCAAACATCTCCCTGAGAATGGAAAGTGATGTGGGATTATCATCCACTATTAAAGTACGCAGCCCCTTGAATGAACTTTCCAAATATTCTTTTTCTTCTTCCTGCCCGGCAACCTCAAAATCCATTTCAAACCAGAAAGTACTGCCTTCGCCGTAAATGCTGTCCACCCCTATTTCACCGCCCATAATCTCCACAATCTGGCGGCAAAGACTTAAGCCCAGCCCTGTGCCGCCGAACTTGCGGGTGGTGGAAATATCTGCCTGCGCAAATGGCTCAAAAACAGCGGTCATCTGCTCCGGGGTCATGCCGATCCCCTCATCGCGCACTGAAAAACGCAGCTTTACCCGTTCATCACTGCGCCGGACAACCGCTATGCCCAGCAGAATCCCACCATGCTCGCTGAATTTAACGGCATTGTTGCAAAGGTTTATGAGTATCTGGGAAATGCGCAAAGGATCACCCATCAGACTTACCGGAACGTCCCTGGCAACATCGATCAGGAATTCGAGCTTTTTCTCATGGGCCTTGAATGAAACCACGGTCCAAGCCTGTTCCAGAATCTGGTCAATACGAAAGCGCGTTTTCTCGACACGCAGCATTCCGGCTTCCACCTTGGATAAATCAAGAATGTCATTAATTATTTTAAGTAATGAACGGGCAGAACTGTCAATTTTTTCAATATAGTGCCGCTGAGAACTGTCCAGATCGGTTTTGGAAGCAAGATAGGCCATGCCGAGAACAGCATTCATGGGGGTACGAATTTCATGGCTCATATTGGCCAGAAAATCACTCTTGGCCCTGCTGGCCAGCTCTGCCGCTTCCTTGGCATCATGCAACTCGGAAGTGCGTTTGCCGACTTTATGCTCCAGAGTGGAATTCAACTGCGCCAACTCCGCCGTGCTCCTGTCTAATTCTTCGTACCTTTCACTTAGTTCCCAAACCATATCCTTGATGGAATTCTTAACGCTGACAAATTCTTCGCCGGGACCGGTTTGGACATAGGCATTCCTGCCCTGCTGCACTTTACGGGCATAATTCTCAATAGACTTAAGCGGCAGAATTATGACCCGGCGCAGGCTGAAATAGAGCAAAAATATTAAAAACAAATTCGTAACAACCACCCGCAACGCGGTAGCAAAAAAAATCCGGCGCAACTCTTCATGAATAAACTTATCCGTGGAACAAATTTCAAGCTTGGCAATGGGCCTGCTGTCCGTCCAGATATCCCGTTCTGTGCGCACATGTTCAAGTCGGCACCGGCTCTGCTCTGAATCAACAAACAGTGGTCGCCAATTGGAATCACGCCTAAGGGTCAGCAGCTTGTCAGAAGATTTCAAACGAATGGTGCAGATCTGTTTTTCAGCCATTGCCGCCAGCATAAGCTTACGGACCATTCCCATATCAAGCGACCACAACGGCTCTGCCAGAGTCATGCTCAGGTTGTCCGCCAAAAAGACCTGCGTATCCTGCAACCGGGAATTGCTTTTCTCTCGCAAGTCCAGAGAATCAAGAATACCGAACAGGCTTAAGGCTACGGTTGTAGTGGAAACAATTATCAGCACTACAATTCTGGTCACGGAATATTTTTTTCTCATAACGGCACAATGCTATCCAGACAGCAGACAGCTTAAGCCTGACAGAACAACATTTCTCCCTGCATGTTTAACGTTTGATACAACGCCTCTACTTCAACCTTGCCTAAACATCAATCTAAATGATAAAGAATTTCAAAATCACCATAGGATTTCATGAAAACAGACATATTGCAGAATAAATACTTTTAATATTAATTGTAGCGGGATATTAAAATCCGGACTAAAAATACAGGGGAGCACTTTACATGGAAAAGCAAGAATGTCCGCCAGTGGAATTAAAAAGCATGTTGCTGCTGTGTTTCCTGCTGTCTGCTCTTTTGTTCTCAAGCCCGGCACCTGCCGCAGAGCCGCTGACCATAGCCAGCAGCCACTGGCCTCCCTTTGCCAGCACAAGCCCCGGAGAACCCGCTTTTTTCAATGAGGTGGTAACTGAAGCATTTGCCCTCTCCGGCATAGAAGTGCGCTACATCGAACTCCCCTGGGCCAGATGTGTTCAACAAATAAAAAGCGGAAGAACTTTTGGCGGAATCCCGTTTACCAAGACAATAGAGCGTGAAGGATTCGCACTGTTCAGCGATGCGCTGTTCATGACCCGCAATCCGGTTGTGTTCAACAAAAAGCTTAATCCCGCATACGATTATCAGGGACAGGAAAGCCTGAAAAACTACCGGCTGCTGGGCCTCCTCGGCTGGTCCTATCTCGAAGCATGGAAAAAAGCAGGCATTAAATACAAAACGGTCAAGAATCAGGATTCAGCCTTTAAGATGATCAATCTGAATCGTGCCGAGCTGACTGTTTTTGATGAATTCGCAGCAATGGAATATTTCAGGAAACACCCGGAAATCGGAAAAAACATCGGTCTTTCCCGGACCCCATATAGCAACAACAAAATGCACCTCATGGTCTCGCGAAAATACCCTGAAGCGCATAAGCTGGTTGATATTTTCAACACAAATCTGCGCCAGCTGAAATCAACAGGATTTCTTGACCGGCTGGCACAAAAATACGGTTTTCCCCTTGAACTGGTCATGCCGCAGGGAGAATAAATCAAGGCGCACCCTGAAATCAGGATGCGCCTTTTTCAACCCATTTAAATATTGGTTTATTTCGCAAGTAATTTATTAAAAATATCCAGCTCATATTCAAACTTCAAACGCACTTCCATACCGTCCTGGCCGCCCTGCCCCTCATCC
Proteins encoded in this region:
- a CDS encoding HD domain-containing phosphohydrolase encodes the protein MNMALKKKECPETFELTTKDPGQPVVLIVDDNNLNIDLMVEVLKDQYSLQVALDGQRCLELLENFTPDIILLDVMMPGMDGYELCRRLKSNSATAKIPVIFITARTQEDNEAEGFACGAVDYIAKPISPPVLQARVATHIELSRKQSAFEERINRQVLEIRNSQEDAVFMLGTAGHYNDDDTGVHIWRMADYSKALAKAVLWPVEQQRLIQLAASMHDTGKIGIPDAILKKPGKLTEAEWVEMRKHSELGHRILSVSSCPLFQMAAEIALHHHERWDGGGYPHNLKGEEIPEVARIVAVADVFDALTSSRPYKEAWPVKKAFEYIADSKGHFEPRLAETFLSISDRILEIKEYWAADESKMRILK
- a CDS encoding SiaB family protein kinase — translated: MSMELYSYYQEMQKQGTILYFNGPVSQTVVEGIAELLRDKLRADETGMGSVQRVFAVLVEQMQNIVRYSAERIEGNKGFDGEIAFGTLMVGHEEEDGSYYIACGNRVKTAESTEIARRIDILQGMNKDELKAYYKECRKKKKADSVKGAGLGFIDMARKSSRPLDYSITPIDGENSFFMMKVVTV
- a CDS encoding ABC transporter substrate-binding protein, coding for MEKQECPPVELKSMLLLCFLLSALLFSSPAPAAEPLTIASSHWPPFASTSPGEPAFFNEVVTEAFALSGIEVRYIELPWARCVQQIKSGRTFGGIPFTKTIEREGFALFSDALFMTRNPVVFNKKLNPAYDYQGQESLKNYRLLGLLGWSYLEAWKKAGIKYKTVKNQDSAFKMINLNRAELTVFDEFAAMEYFRKHPEIGKNIGLSRTPYSNNKMHLMVSRKYPEAHKLVDIFNTNLRQLKSTGFLDRLAQKYGFPLELVMPQGE
- a CDS encoding sensor domain-containing diguanylate cyclase codes for the protein MVNDPFHKEQRLLDKAAAALKDGEGSEAAAKGVLNSLLKGYRKLLRQSRRLVTMGDRMQMTLNEVNRNLTVSEQKFRGIFENVTEGIYRCTAAGEIVEANPALAAMFGYDSPESFVGEVKNIKALFCNSKDYARYQKSLETGFSRRLEVTACTPAGKTIWAEISASVMHDSDDSECSGIVGVLTDITERRSMMEELCRLARTDSMTGLWNRGYFMELGNREVLRSIRNMEACSLLLIDVDFFKKVNDRYGHDVGDKVLIELAGIMSDSVRETDLVARIGGEEFVALLPGTSMGEARNVAGRMAQNVRNTVIEAGKDEFGITISMGLSTLCLGDDLERLMKNSDIALYAAKKKGRDRVEEYRDSSTRLSGIVQSEAGGEVQPQ
- a CDS encoding hybrid sensor histidine kinase/response regulator, translating into MRKKYSVTRIVVLIIVSTTTVALSLFGILDSLDLREKSNSRLQDTQVFLADNLSMTLAEPLWSLDMGMVRKLMLAAMAEKQICTIRLKSSDKLLTLRRDSNWRPLFVDSEQSRCRLEHVRTERDIWTDSRPIAKLEICSTDKFIHEELRRIFFATALRVVVTNLFLIFLLYFSLRRVIILPLKSIENYARKVQQGRNAYVQTGPGEEFVSVKNSIKDMVWELSERYEELDRSTAELAQLNSTLEHKVGKRTSELHDAKEAAELASRAKSDFLANMSHEIRTPMNAVLGMAYLASKTDLDSSQRHYIEKIDSSARSLLKIINDILDLSKVEAGMLRVEKTRFRIDQILEQAWTVVSFKAHEKKLEFLIDVARDVPVSLMGDPLRISQILINLCNNAVKFSEHGGILLGIAVVRRSDERVKLRFSVRDEGIGMTPEQMTAVFEPFAQADISTTRKFGGTGLGLSLCRQIVEIMGGEIGVDSIYGEGSTFWFEMDFEVAGQEEEKEYLESSFKGLRTLIVDDNPTSLSILREMFEQAGLEVTTAGSGNEALEILRNIPDRESFGLVAIDWRMPGMDGLELAAKISDDENISKVPPMMLVSAYADRYLLERMEKYDFIGLLYKPVNPALLHELLVANFGTRHEMLALQEECATVPVPYLEGASVLVVEDNEINRTVVREILAETRVRVHEVEDGGQALEFLEENEVDVVLMDIQMPVMDGYEATTRIREQERFRELPIVAMTAHAMTEDKARSKAVGMNGHVAKPFDPEDLFKVLSGLVNVKTAPPASWESGVREKVADSIEKFCSISGIDTAVGLRRVRGNEKLYRRMLADISENFSHADREFHKLLDSGEREKAVMLAHTIKGSAAMLGASDLAESSGILELAIAHGDDDTQEKLAQFSEKLAEVMEGLETLRVEEADCSSVFVSEFSKGLIDIAELRNGLAEMEPLLVKGSPVESMEKINGLRSLYWPDSLSVDLESLFKHVSGYEFKKGIELLGVIDQKLFDMERVK
- a CDS encoding PP2C family protein-serine/threonine phosphatase; its protein translation is MSHIVSFLNYLMNWSVQRKMLIIMFFLTIIGPLGLLAAIEMKGARYASGLLMGILSLTVLLLIPFSRWISRIVALKPITEMNDHCNRLKSGDYSFVQEPPAEVEGHDFINLKRNMFWMGHAIAARERKLADAKSRLAEAKQQIDESIEYASFIQTAFLPGTNRLQKFLPRSFLLWQQRDSVGGDSYWFKEWGEGFFVGVIDCTGHGVPGAFMTLIVQSLLDRSSTVQSASPAEVLGNMNRQIKEALSQHDKESGSDDGMDCALCYLDPVNGKMTFAGANNPLYIADNEGVRLIKGDRCGLGYVRSPGDFVFTDHELELRQGMRFYLTTDGITDQIGGEKGFPFGKRRLMRFFEENFDSPIAAQGESLGRVLVGYQGRESRRDDVTVLGFEII